A region of Micromonas commoda chromosome 4, complete sequence DNA encodes the following proteins:
- a CDS encoding predicted protein, whose amino-acid sequence MGCGASKATSTADAPAEPPRGGKKASDSGNNIAPKGQTTTHSGADTDAPKKKPSKLDEADGIGANFDAAAAVTVAAGTATLVAGTVSSDARGALSSAASTAGLGLLAFAKELPWVAPIAFLIAGVVTASAEVHTLKADAQVFCKNVQSCEAILNQVAAKGYLGHVRESVEALQQTLEDGLAFCQRLKLQYFITQLIMSGRDTVKFREISNSMHRQVSVIAAAASIDVQAQIRDDFAQGEKLREKIESLGGFGEVASDPTKMTVAREFLKASDELLLSSVENVRDAVKAEAEKNRAAMEAMERRASERMDTLRAQSEAQAKVLQDQVAQLTSMMAAVLGQRTGAAAETTGVTLDFGREDGGLGGGGPTASSPPEPESSPPEPESSPPEPESSLPEPHPETPEQERETPDPAPEPRPRVATRDEADAVADSVYSGANVRDIMSKMDLYEDEAERRRVVSDSALEYEEIGDLVDNDDLHLLTDACAKELGVTDSFIGIIDSKRQTYVSHSKFDVNTGEARAHGDGLYCANVGTVCKHVVKRGDAMQTNGPTHASMAGMPNFTDPEYEAICAVDHAQGAILGDTFAQFAEYVDANSDKPDDAKIETEYDRRGEAHPHGAEKVPTVGGMRSLADTFLGYDHIHYTGVPIKLQGQTVATFCAIDRERERHDVDVEKVRLYAARAQAMLEKRAAEKKLARLGVPAVPPTVAAVA is encoded by the coding sequence ATGGGCTGCGGCGCGAGCAAGGCTACGTCTaccgcggacgcccccgcggagcccccgcgcggcggcaagAAGGCCTCCGACTCCGGCAATAACATAGCCCCCAAGGGACAGACGACAACACATTCGGGGGCTGACACGGATGCCCCCAAAAAGAAGCCGTCCAAGCTGGACGAGGccgacggcatcggcgccaacttcgacgccgccgctgccgtcaCCGTCGCAGCGGGCACCGCCACGCTCGTGGCGGGCACCGTGAGCTCGGACGCCAGAGGAGCCCTGAGCTCGGcagcgtccaccgcgggcttGGGATTGTTGGCATTCGCGAAAGAGCTGCCGTGGGTCGCGCCGATAGCCTTCCTgatcgcgggcgtcgtcaccgcgtccgccgaggtTCACACCCTAAAGGCTGACGCGCAGGTGTTCTGCAAGAACGTCCAGAGCTGCGAGGCCATCCTGAACCAGGTCGCCGCCAAGGGATACCTGGGCCACGTGCGCGAATCGGTGGAAGCCCTGCAGCAGACCCTGGAGGATGGCCTCGCGTTCTGCCAACGGCTCAAGCTCCAGTACTTCATCACGCAGCTCATCATGAGCGGACGGGACACCGTCAAGTTTCGGGAAATATCCAACAGCATGCACAGGCAGGTgtccgtcatcgccgccgcggcgtccatcgacgtCCAGGCGCAAATCAGAGACGACTTTGCGCAGGGGGAGAAACTGAGGGAGAAGATCGAATCGTtgggcgggttcggcgaGGTGGCGAGCGACCCGACGAAGATGACCGTCGCTCGCGAGTTTCTGAAAGCCTCCGACGAGCTGTTGCTGTCGTCGGTGGAGaacgtgcgcgacgcggtgaaggccgaggctgagaagaaccgcgcggcgatggaggcgatgGAGCGAAGGGCTTCGGAGCGGATGGACACTTTACGGGCGCAGTCGGAGGCGCAGGCCAAGGTGCTGCAGGACCAGGTGGCGCAGCTCACGAGCATGATGGCCGCGGTGCTGGGACagcggacgggcgcggcggcggagacaaCGGGGGTGACGCTGGATTTTGGGAGGGAGGACGGAggcttgggcggcggcggcccgacCGCGTCATCCCCTCCGGAGCCAGAGTCGTCCCCTCCGGAGCCAGAGTCATCCCCTCCGGAGCCAGAGTCGTCCCTTCCGGAGCCGCACCCGGAAACGCCGGAGCAGGAGCGGGAAACGCCggatcccgcgcccgagcctcgaccccgcgtcgcgacgcgggacgaggccgacgccgtcgccgactcCGTCTACTCCGGCGCCAACGTCCGCGACATCATGTCCAAGATGGACCTGTACGAAgacgaggctgagcgccgtcgcgtggtCTCCGACTCTGCTCTCGAGTACGAGGAAATCGGGGACCTGGTCGATAACGACGACCTGCACCTCCTGACTGACGCGTGCGCCAAAGAACTTGGCGTGACCGACTCGTTCATCGGCATAATCGACTCGAAGCGCCAGACCTACGTCTCCCACTCCAAGTTTGACGTGAACACCGGCGAGGCCAGagcccacggcgacggcctgtACTGCGCCAACGTCGGCACCGTGTGCAAGCACGTGGTGAAACGGGGGGACGCGATGCAGACCAACGGTCCGACccacgcgtcgatggcgggtATGCCGAACTTCACCGACCCGGAGTACGAAGCGATCTGCGCCGTCGACCACGCCCAGGGCGCGATCCTGGGCGACACGTTTGCGCAGTTCGCCGagtacgtcgacgcgaaTTCTGATAaacccgacgacgccaagatCGAAACGGAGTACGACCGGAGGGGCGAAGCGCACCCGCACGGCGCGGAAAAGGTCCCAACCGTGGGTGGCATGCGCTCGTTGGCCGATACCTTCCTCGGTTACGATCACATTCACTACACCGGAGTACCGATCAAACTGCAAGGTCAGACGGTGGCCACCTTCTGCGCAATCGATCGAGAACGGGAGAGgcacgacgtggacgtcgagaaGGTTAGACTatacgcggcgagggcgcaggCGATGCTGgagaagcgcgccgcggagaaaaAGCTGGCGAGGCTGGGAGTGCCGGCGGTCCCAccgacggtggcggccgTCGCGTGA
- a CDS encoding predicted protein — protein sequence MSLAGAIRRAAEAVAAKEKELLRKEWSGHYAGTAGDAADTYESPYGDGRDPVCELRWLDLGSNHINDPGAAALGDALGPKVPITRLNLRDNQVGVLGCRSIGYGVVRCGATLRRLDLAHSGFGCQGAIALAGALATAHSPCALKVLQLGFNSIGADGAKALAAALTSGNFRRLEHLDLACNVLGPDGVAALAPLLEPIESGDATCSADDEVSDTLSDGKRGAGLYSLDLAVNNAGGDGERGGIRALMKALESNTSLRMLNLRGNDLTPEHAGDVAEMLCENVTLTQLNVGYNKIYNEGAWELAEALSENPSLLGLDIQRNEISDDGAEWIRGLLASNCTIEEVDMRSNQLSPEVVESFGKSFGERVNARWQQEPPKVEKNDENAAAQRTMVGEGGGRVAAKKAERAARKAARQAARGR from the coding sequence ATGTCCCTCGCGGGGGCGATTCGCcgagccgcggaggcggtagccgccaaggagaaggagctgtTGCGGAAAGAGTGGAGCGGACATTACGCCGGCAcggctggcgacgccgccgatacGTACGAGAGCCCGTACGGGGACGGACGGGACCCGGTGTGCGAGCTGCGATGGCTGGACCTCGGCTCGAACCACATCAACGACcctggcgcggcggcgctcggagaCGCGCTCGGCCCGAAGGTTCCGATCACCCGGCTGAACCTGCGCGATAACCAGGTTGGCGTCTTGGGGTGCCGATCCATCGGCTACGGCGTCGTGCGATGCGGCGCGACGCTTCGCAGGCTTGACCTCGCGCACAGCGGCTTCGGTTGCCAGGGTgcgatcgcgctcgccggcgcgctcgccaccgcgcactCGCCCTGCGCGCTGAAGGTTCTGCAGTTGGGTTTCAACtccatcggcgccgacggggccaaggcgctggcggcggcgctgacgtcCGGCAACTTCCGGCGACTCGAGCACCTGGACCTGGCGTGTAACGTGCtcggccccgacggcgtcgcggcgctcgcgccccttCTGGAGCCGATCGAATCGGGCGACGCCACGTGTTCGGCGGACGACGAAGTGTCCGACACTTTATCCGACGGGAAGCGAGGCGCGGGTTTGTATTCGCTGGATCTGGCGGTGAACaacgcggggggcgacggcgaacgcgggggaATCCGCGCACTGATGAAGGCGCTCGAGTCTAACACGTCGCTGCGGATGCTCAACCTGCGCGGTAACGACCTGACCCCGGAGCACGCGGGTGACGTCGCGGAGATGCTCTGCGAGAACGTCACCCTCACGCAGCTCAACGTGGGGTACAACAAAATTTACAACGAGGGCGCGtgggagctcgccgaggccttATCCGAGAACCCGTCGTTGCTGGGTCTGGACATCCAGCGCAACGAGatctccgacgacggcgcggagtgGATCCGCGGGCTGCTCGCCTCAAACTGCACCATCGAGGAGGTTGACATGCGATCCAACCAGCTGTCGCCCGAGGTTGTCGAGTCGTTTGGGAAATCCTTCGGCGAGCGGGTCAACGCCAGGTGGCAGCAAGAGCCTCCGAAGGTGGAGAAAaacgacgagaacgcggcggcgcagcgaaCCAtggtcggcgagggcggagggcgcgtcgccgcgaaaaaagcggagcgcgcggcgcgcaagGCTGCGCGCCAGGCGGCCAGGGGACGCTGA